One bacterium genomic window, AATGCGTCCGACTGGAAAATTGCATTTAGGACACTTCACTGGCGCACTCGAAAACTGGGTGAAGCTGCAGGGCGAGTATGAGAATTTTCACCTCATCGCCGATTGGCACGTCTTGACCACCGACTACGAACACCCCGGACGGATTTGGGAAAACACTTACGAGATGGCACTCGACTGGTTAGCCGCCGGAATTGATCCCGAGCAGTCGCCGATTTTCCGGCAGTCGCAAATTCGGGAACATGCCGAATTGCATTTAATGTTCTCAATGATTATCAGCTTTGGACGATTGCAACGGAATCCGACGTTCAAAGAGCAGATTCGCGACCTTGGCATGGAAGATGAATTCAGTTACGGACATATTGGTTACCCGGTCTTGCAGGCGGCGGATATTCTTATCTATAAAGCGAATCTGGTGCCGGTGGGTGAAGATCAGGTGCCACACGTCGAATTGACCCGGGAAATTGCCCGACGGTTCAATTATCTCTATTGCCAGAACCGCGAACCGGTATTCCCGGAACCGGAGCCGCGCTTAACCGAATTCGCACGGTTACCCGGACTTGACCGGAAACGGATGTCGAAATCATTGGGCAATACAATTCTTTTGTCCGACACTGCCGATGAAATTCGCGTGAAACTGCGCGGCGCGATTACCGACGAACAAAAAGTCCGGAAAAACGATCCCGGTCGTCCCGAAGTCTGCCCGGTTTTTGCGTACCAAAAAGTATTCAACACGAATGAAGTTCCCGAAATCGAAGCGAATTGCCGGAGCGGAGCGCTCGGTTGCGTGGAGTGTAAACGGCGGTGCGGCGACCATATCATCGCATTTCTCGATCCGATGCAAGAGCGGCGCGCGAAGTATGCTGCGAAACCCGATTCGGTGATCGAAATTATCCATGATGGGGAACGGCAAGCGTCTATCGTTGCCAAAGAAACCATTGCGGAAGTACGCTCGGTGATGGGTTTTGAATAGCACGACAGCCATGTTGCAAACGGTCGAAGAAAATCTCAACGGCATCACATCGGCTACCATCGAAGAACCTGATTCGCAGGAGTCGATTTTCGAGGGGATTGTTACTATCGATCTCCCAGCTTTCAAAGGACCGCTCGACGTTCTCTGTTTTCTACTCCGCCGCGGTGAAATCGACAGCCGGAGTATTTCTCCGCTGGAAGTTGCGCAACAGGTTTTGAGTGCGATACCATTACTCGCGGGACGCGATATTATCGGTGCCGGGACGTCGATTTATTACGATGCGCTGATGCTCGAAGTGAAAGCTGCATTGTTGGGAAAAATCGGTCTCCCCGAAGTGAAGATGGTACAGCCGGGCGAGGACTCGGTTGAGCCGGGTGGCGAACGTGAGTATGGTGAGTTTGCCGCATTTCTTGCCCGCCGTTACCGGAGTTGGATCGGTACATTTCCCCGCGGCGATGCCGCTGGCGACTACATCCGGCCATTGTTGCCGGTAACGGAGAAAACCCGGAAAGCATTGTTGCAGGCGTACTACGAGTTACTGAACCGGCCGCAGCAATCGGTGCACATGTTAGCGTCGGAAGAAGAGCCCATCGCACGGCGGCGAGAACAGCTCATCACCCGGATTCCATTGCACCAGCCGATGACGTTGCAGGAAGTTTGGGAAGGGGAAACGTTACTCGACAAAGTGTTGACGTTTTTAACGCTGCTCGAATTAGCGACCCAACAAGTTGTTGTGATTGAACAACGGGACGACGACTCGATCTGGATTACCCGTATTCGAACACCTATGCAATTGGTCGACAATGGTTTCGGTGAGTTGACGTTATTCAAGTAGAGCAGACAAGAGTATCTGTTCAGCATCCGCAGACAGGATTGTCTGCGCTACGGAAAAGAAATGTTATCGCAAGAACAAGCACAAATTGAAGCGCTGCTGTTTGCTTCCGATGTTCCTCTCACCACGCAGCGGATCGCGGAATTGCTCGTACTTCCAGTAGGACGGATCGAACGAGAACTGGAGATATTGGAAGAGCAATACCGTGCGCAAGGACACTGCTTCTTTGTGGCACAGGAAGGGCGCGGCATCCGCTTGCGGACACTGCCACAATTTGCCGAATTGCTGATGGCGATTAACGGTGAAGCGGCGAAACTCAGCCGGCCGGCGCTGGAAGTATTGTCGATTCTCGCAATGCGAAAAACGGCAACCCGCCCCGAAATCGAC contains:
- the trpS gene encoding tryptophan--tRNA ligase; its protein translation is MATKKRILSGMRPTGKLHLGHFTGALENWVKLQGEYENFHLIADWHVLTTDYEHPGRIWENTYEMALDWLAAGIDPEQSPIFRQSQIREHAELHLMFSMIISFGRLQRNPTFKEQIRDLGMEDEFSYGHIGYPVLQAADILIYKANLVPVGEDQVPHVELTREIARRFNYLYCQNREPVFPEPEPRLTEFARLPGLDRKRMSKSLGNTILLSDTADEIRVKLRGAITDEQKVRKNDPGRPEVCPVFAYQKVFNTNEVPEIEANCRSGALGCVECKRRCGDHIIAFLDPMQERRAKYAAKPDSVIEIIHDGERQASIVAKETIAEVRSVMGFE
- the scpB gene encoding SMC-Scp complex subunit ScpB; its protein translation is MLSQEQAQIEALLFASDVPLTTQRIAELLVLPVGRIERELEILEEQYRAQGHCFFVAQEGRGIRLRTLPQFAELLMAINGEAAKLSRPALEVLSILAMRKTATRPEIDRLRSVDSDSVVNGLLARNLIEEAGRDDSPGRAISYRVTDHFLKLFGVASLSDLQEEYSIMHKQAETETPATTETPSIDNPHESPLPETVPETSEADETATDSVPTLPQ